One stretch of Paenibacillus sp. FSL R5-0341 DNA includes these proteins:
- a CDS encoding formylglycine-generating enzyme family protein, protein MKQAIHFTEMSKSYNEDELVQFLRTIFSVNRFGKPVVTNNHVLYEAYQLLRDLPLHIKEEILYTRFYKDNEKRYKELIAKWMIELPGGTFNMGNHKEAEYLYCGEEPLHEVYLSPYKMMSIPVSTSLYKEFDPDYQDAPQNYPATSITWYDSFMFAIWCNTDLPTEAEWEYAAKGGKNHHYPTDEHSLIDYAWFSDNSGGKLHVIGQKKQNNYGLYDINGNVWEWCLDTYNSNYYSKTASHNPVNINDGENRVCRGGSFHSFIDMCRNNFRHHEPASFHAYDLGFRLVKHEGGQIQ, encoded by the coding sequence ATGAAGCAAGCTATACATTTTACTGAGATGAGTAAATCGTATAATGAAGATGAGCTTGTCCAATTCCTTAGAACAATCTTCTCTGTTAATCGATTTGGAAAACCTGTAGTAACAAATAATCATGTTCTTTATGAAGCTTACCAATTGCTTAGAGACTTACCTTTACACATTAAAGAAGAAATTCTATATACAAGATTTTATAAGGATAATGAAAAACGCTATAAAGAATTGATAGCTAAATGGATGATTGAATTACCTGGGGGCACATTTAATATGGGGAATCACAAAGAGGCTGAATACTTATATTGTGGAGAAGAGCCTTTACATGAGGTATACCTCTCACCCTATAAAATGATGTCAATTCCAGTTTCAACTAGTTTGTATAAAGAGTTTGATCCTGATTATCAAGACGCCCCTCAAAATTATCCTGCAACTAGTATAACTTGGTACGACAGTTTTATGTTTGCAATTTGGTGTAATACTGATCTACCAACCGAAGCAGAGTGGGAATATGCAGCAAAAGGAGGGAAAAATCATCACTATCCAACTGACGAACATTCTCTAATTGATTACGCATGGTTTAGTGATAATTCTGGAGGTAAATTGCATGTAATCGGCCAAAAGAAGCAGAACAATTATGGCTTATATGATATTAACGGTAATGTTTGGGAATGGTGTTTGGACACTTATAACTCTAATTATTATTCAAAAACTGCCTCTCATAACCCCGTAAATATAAATGATGGAGAAAACAGAGTCTGTCGAGGAGGAAGTTTTCATTCATTTATAGATATGTGCAGAAATAATTTCAGGCATCATGAACCTGCATCATTTCATGCTTATGATCTTGGTTTTAGGTTAGTTAAACATGAAGGAGGACAAATTCAATGA
- a CDS encoding SDR family oxidoreductase, translating into MDMGLQGKKALVLASSRGLGKAVAAQLAAEGADVMLASRSEEKLAAVKQELLELGGGGRVEYCATDVTRKEDIEALIHKTAEMFGQIDILVNNSGGPPSGSFESLTDEDWERAFELNVLSYVRLIRGALPYMKESGGHIVNIASTSVKQPIPGLVLSNTFRTGVFGLAKTLSQELAPYGILINTVAPGRIATDRIRELDAARAEQNGISEEEVSDQFRKEIPLGRYGQPEEFAKAVVFLLSGANTYITGTSLIVDGGMVRAL; encoded by the coding sequence ATGGACATGGGACTTCAAGGTAAAAAAGCACTGGTGCTGGCTTCCAGTCGAGGGCTGGGCAAAGCGGTAGCCGCTCAATTGGCAGCAGAAGGTGCTGATGTCATGCTCGCCAGCCGAAGCGAAGAAAAGCTCGCAGCAGTGAAGCAGGAGCTTCTGGAGCTTGGTGGTGGAGGACGTGTGGAATATTGTGCAACCGATGTGACACGCAAGGAAGATATTGAGGCTCTGATTCACAAGACAGCAGAAATGTTCGGACAGATTGATATTCTGGTGAACAATTCGGGTGGACCTCCATCGGGTTCATTTGAGTCACTGACGGATGAGGATTGGGAACGTGCATTCGAATTAAATGTGCTCAGTTATGTCAGGCTGATTCGTGGTGCTCTTCCCTATATGAAAGAAAGCGGAGGACACATTGTCAATATCGCTTCAACTTCGGTGAAACAGCCGATTCCGGGTCTGGTGCTGTCCAACACGTTCCGTACCGGCGTTTTCGGATTGGCGAAGACCTTGTCTCAAGAGCTGGCTCCATACGGTATTTTGATCAACACTGTCGCGCCAGGGCGTATTGCAACAGACCGTATTCGTGAGCTGGATGCAGCACGGGCAGAGCAGAATGGAATCAGTGAGGAAGAGGTCTCTGACCAATTCCGTAAAGAGATTCCACTCGGACGTTACGGTCAACCGGAGGAGTTTGCCAAAGCGGTGGTATTCCTGTTATCCGGGGCCAATACGTACATTACAGGCACCTCATTAATCGTGGATGGTGGCATGGTCCGAGCCCTATAA
- a CDS encoding molybdenum cofactor guanylyltransferase, with product MSAREWTGIILAGGLSSRMGTNKAMLELNGSVVLQHVTKAMRPAVSRIIVAAGPNVTTYGEMGYDCVQDHYPGKGPLAGLHAALEASGTEWNLVCACDMPLLQTSFFDGIKKLAGSHDSYSAIVPRVDGRVHPLAGAYHRHVLPDLEQRLMQDHLRVMRWLEEIGCCYVEAEELERAGVHQVAMQLSNMNTPEEYERIRNQDSGLDSDL from the coding sequence ATGAGCGCGAGGGAATGGACAGGCATCATATTGGCAGGAGGTTTATCCAGTCGCATGGGGACCAACAAGGCCATGCTGGAACTGAACGGTTCCGTTGTACTGCAACATGTCACAAAGGCCATGAGACCCGCCGTATCCCGTATCATCGTGGCTGCTGGACCCAACGTGACAACCTACGGCGAAATGGGCTACGACTGCGTCCAAGATCACTATCCGGGGAAGGGACCACTCGCGGGTCTTCACGCGGCCTTGGAGGCTTCCGGTACGGAATGGAATCTGGTCTGCGCCTGCGATATGCCGCTCCTGCAAACGTCATTTTTTGATGGGATAAAAAAGCTGGCCGGGTCGCATGACTCTTATTCTGCTATCGTTCCACGTGTGGATGGGCGTGTCCATCCCCTTGCAGGTGCGTATCACAGGCATGTGCTCCCTGATCTGGAGCAGCGCCTGATGCAGGATCATCTTCGAGTCATGCGATGGCTTGAAGAGATCGGTTGCTGTTATGTCGAAGCCGAAGAGCTTGAGAGAGCGGGCGTTCATCAAGTTGCGATGCAATTGAGTAATATGAACACGCCGGAAGAATACGAACGTATCCGTAATCAAGATTCTGGGCTCGATTCAGATCTGTAG
- a CDS encoding MFS transporter codes for MVSLKLYNFFIYGAISIFAGFLQLYLQEIGMTKLEIGSLMAIGPFVSLFANPFWGFWSDKSRNIRIILMIMMGGTFVLAQGVFYAPSYTWIYVAMIFFYFFQSPLFAQTNSLILGYIDGTSQKFGAFRLWGSLGWALTAVAAGPLIDRFGIGSVSIIFACMIAAAFVLSVFLPRQPIASDTPVVTFRRFGKVMFNPYFMTFIGLGVLVSVPNAMNSTFMSLYIVEMGGDKQMVGWAIFTSSILEVGVFLLLDRLLKRKMSMLLASLILISLLFALRWQLMALATNPMEIVFIQLMHSITFGGYFYVGTQLTMLFIPRPYRSSGQAVYTMAWGGLSGVIAGLFGGWLFQSFGAEIMYSIGVFFSLIGAVGFGIMWLSNRRNGYQPVVLTEMGSMDEDR; via the coding sequence TTGGTTTCTCTGAAACTATATAACTTTTTCATATATGGCGCCATTTCTATCTTCGCCGGATTCCTGCAGCTCTACCTGCAAGAGATTGGTATGACCAAACTGGAAATTGGCAGTCTGATGGCGATTGGACCCTTTGTATCCTTGTTCGCCAACCCGTTCTGGGGCTTCTGGAGCGATAAATCTCGCAATATTCGCATCATCCTGATGATTATGATGGGAGGCACATTTGTGCTCGCCCAGGGTGTGTTCTATGCGCCCAGTTATACGTGGATCTATGTAGCCATGATTTTCTTTTATTTTTTTCAGAGTCCATTATTCGCCCAGACGAACAGTCTGATTCTCGGATATATCGATGGTACGAGCCAGAAATTTGGGGCATTCCGGCTCTGGGGTTCACTCGGCTGGGCGCTGACTGCTGTCGCTGCTGGACCGCTCATTGACCGTTTTGGCATCGGCAGTGTATCCATTATCTTTGCGTGCATGATTGCCGCAGCCTTTGTATTATCCGTATTTCTGCCCAGACAGCCGATCGCTTCGGATACCCCCGTGGTTACTTTTCGGCGGTTTGGCAAAGTCATGTTCAATCCGTATTTTATGACATTTATCGGCCTGGGTGTACTCGTATCGGTGCCCAATGCGATGAACAGTACATTTATGTCGCTATATATTGTAGAGATGGGTGGCGACAAACAGATGGTCGGCTGGGCCATTTTCACCTCATCCATTCTCGAAGTCGGTGTATTCCTGCTGCTCGACCGCTTGCTCAAACGCAAAATGAGCATGCTCCTGGCATCGCTCATCCTGATCAGTCTGCTGTTTGCACTGCGCTGGCAGCTCATGGCATTGGCTACCAATCCGATGGAAATTGTATTCATTCAGCTGATGCACTCCATTACATTCGGTGGGTACTTCTATGTGGGTACGCAATTGACCATGTTGTTCATTCCAAGACCCTATCGTTCCTCCGGTCAAGCGGTCTACACGATGGCCTGGGGCGGTCTCTCCGGCGTGATTGCCGGTCTGTTCGGCGGCTGGTTGTTCCAAAGCTTCGGTGCGGAAATCATGTATAGCATCGGCGTATTCTTCTCGCTCATCGGCGCGGTGGGATTCGGCATCATGTGGTTGTCGAATCGCCGCAACGGCTATCAGCCGGTTGTGTTGACGGAGATGGGTAGTATGGATGAGGATAGATAA
- a CDS encoding methyltransferase domain-containing protein: MMNIKEAASRLGISARAIRFYEEKGLILPAKQSNNGYRTYTENDIWRLQTIAALREIGMSLQDITHALGEIDQGNQQRLEEYLELQQAVMYAQWIELKRMMDTTQRMIDLNRQDGPLDVSHLHDLADSARRLREARQNWHDRWNYDTQAAIHDQRVQAASRVSTGQANSEGRHHSDTPSPISDEIEVSHPHHNADRDHSTPDDSNDTVQSSFYLYHNYDEALEQTAHWISPALGEKGLDIGTGTGNLAGKLLQHGADMTAIDQSREMLRRCRTKYPEMHVKLGNFLALPFADHSFDFVVSSFAFHHLSPDQQLLALQEMQRVLTSRGRIGLTDLMFVDATHRDSYIQQAETTGHEEQLSALRERHFPLLGELCGWLEQQGYVTKHVRHNELLHTLLAVPLR, translated from the coding sequence ATGATGAATATCAAAGAGGCCGCAAGCAGGCTTGGTATATCGGCGAGAGCCATTCGTTTTTATGAGGAAAAAGGATTAATTCTACCCGCCAAACAGTCCAATAACGGGTATCGTACCTATACCGAAAATGATATCTGGCGGCTTCAGACCATTGCTGCGCTGCGTGAGATTGGCATGTCCCTGCAGGATATCACACACGCGCTAGGAGAGATTGATCAGGGGAACCAGCAGCGGCTGGAAGAATATCTGGAGCTGCAACAGGCCGTCATGTATGCCCAGTGGATAGAGCTGAAACGGATGATGGATACAACCCAGCGCATGATAGACCTGAATCGTCAGGACGGTCCGCTGGATGTCAGCCATCTGCACGACCTTGCAGACAGTGCGCGTCGCCTGCGTGAAGCACGGCAGAACTGGCATGATCGGTGGAATTATGATACGCAGGCAGCCATCCATGATCAGCGAGTGCAAGCAGCAAGCAGAGTCAGTACTGGACAAGCCAATTCAGAGGGCAGACATCATTCAGACACCCCCTCGCCTATAAGCGATGAGATTGAAGTTTCACATCCACACCATAATGCAGATAGAGATCATTCCACGCCAGACGATTCCAATGATACGGTACAGTCTTCCTTTTATCTATATCACAACTATGACGAAGCGCTCGAACAGACAGCTCATTGGATCTCTCCCGCTCTTGGTGAGAAAGGACTCGATATTGGTACAGGCACAGGTAATCTGGCTGGGAAACTGCTACAGCACGGCGCAGACATGACCGCAATCGACCAATCCCGGGAGATGCTGCGCAGATGTCGTACCAAATATCCTGAGATGCATGTGAAACTTGGTAATTTCCTGGCGCTGCCTTTTGCTGATCATTCCTTCGACTTTGTTGTATCCAGCTTCGCCTTCCATCATCTGAGTCCAGACCAGCAACTACTGGCATTACAGGAGATGCAGCGGGTTTTAACCTCACGCGGGCGTATCGGTCTAACTGATCTAATGTTTGTTGATGCGACTCACCGTGATTCCTATATTCAGCAGGCAGAAACCACAGGACACGAGGAACAGCTGAGTGCCTTGCGCGAACGTCACTTCCCTCTGCTAGGTGAGCTATGCGGCTGGCTGGAGCAACAGGGCTACGTAACCAAGCATGTGCGGCATAATGAGCTGTTGCATACGTTGCTGGCAGTTCCGCTGCGGTGA
- a CDS encoding GNAT family N-acetyltransferase encodes MLTSHIFTIRPSEIKDAAQLMELDTLVWDQYTSPAPMHWRSRQQYLQHCPPGSQLIAVQGERVCGYVGFQPATGMPVNRHVYEIHIAVHPHDRRCGIATALMDAIKQHAIEQGVRKLRLRVLSSNPGAITFYTQCGFVTEGRLVSEFYIGGKYVDDILMGYFIQTK; translated from the coding sequence ATGCTTACCAGCCATATATTTACGATTCGTCCATCCGAAATTAAAGATGCCGCCCAGCTAATGGAGTTGGACACCCTGGTATGGGACCAATATACCTCTCCTGCACCGATGCATTGGCGCTCCAGACAGCAATATCTGCAGCATTGTCCGCCAGGCAGCCAATTGATTGCGGTGCAGGGAGAGCGGGTATGTGGTTATGTGGGCTTTCAACCAGCCACAGGTATGCCCGTCAACCGTCATGTCTACGAGATTCATATTGCGGTTCATCCTCATGATCGGCGTTGTGGCATTGCTACAGCGTTGATGGATGCCATCAAGCAGCATGCGATCGAACAAGGCGTTCGCAAGCTCAGGCTGCGCGTACTTTCCAGTAATCCGGGAGCGATTACGTTTTATACACAGTGTGGATTCGTGACAGAAGGCAGGTTGGTATCCGAGTTTTATATCGGCGGCAAGTATGTGGATGATATTCTTATGGGTTATTTTATCCAGACCAAATAG
- a CDS encoding MoaD/ThiS family protein, which yields MITVILPQFLTSLARNQQEIQVEVTDLAELENYLASSFPALKEKLWESNGTTKRNVLFVLNDNLIKFEDYKVIQFKQDDELNIILQFAGG from the coding sequence ATGATTACAGTAATCTTGCCGCAATTCTTAACATCTTTAGCTAGAAATCAACAAGAAATACAAGTAGAAGTAACGGATTTGGCAGAACTCGAAAATTATTTGGCATCTAGCTTTCCAGCATTAAAGGAAAAGTTATGGGAATCAAATGGCACTACTAAAAGAAATGTATTGTTTGTTTTAAACGATAATTTAATTAAATTTGAAGATTACAAAGTAATTCAGTTTAAGCAAGATGATGAATTAAATATCATTTTACAGTTTGCTGGTGGTTAA
- a CDS encoding acyl carrier protein, whose product MKNNVMNLLHGLIPEDVLKEVENNFEQYICTPLNQLGFDSMSTISLVMKLEEQLQIEFDYEQFDPASISSIEGLLKLLRENESNFVGFYEI is encoded by the coding sequence ATGAAAAATAATGTGATGAACCTTCTTCACGGGCTTATTCCAGAGGATGTACTGAAAGAAGTTGAGAATAATTTCGAACAGTATATATGTACTCCTCTAAATCAGTTGGGGTTTGATTCTATGTCCACAATATCACTTGTAATGAAACTTGAGGAGCAACTACAAATTGAGTTTGATTACGAGCAATTCGATCCTGCTTCAATTAGTAGTATAGAAGGTCTTTTAAAATTACTAAGAGAGAATGAAAGTAATTTTGTTGGATTTTATGAAATATAA
- a CDS encoding amino acid adenylation domain-containing protein, which translates to MKEIHTPATSNVNLLFQETSKNNSSKLAIKDENNFLTYNDLDRTVNNLAHWLKTQHHFKKNEVIAIIHERSVETVTAMLAILRIGGVFLPIDPSLPIARIEYMLKDSEAVHILTSRKLEVNYKNRTNSLIVIDDILKLPQYNDLSLVDIKKSDPAYIIYTSGSTGKPKGVVTKHEGLSNLTSVFTNDLDIQQHDRVLQFASISFDASIWEIFMAFFTGASLHIVPQNIIMNPRHFENYLNINKISILTLGPAYLAYLNPSNIEHIKTVITAGSQISSDLVKKWSKFEYVNAYGPTETTICATLWKRTNMEEIESIPIGKAIQNCETYVMDANLNELPAGQTGELCIAGINLAIGYLNNDEMTNKKFIFCEALGKRLYRTGDQAKLTNNNDLIYLGRIDDQIKIRGYRIEIGEIEYYLKTYPEILDACVKVVKDSQNQDHLCAYYLSDEAINNIHIKEFLCSYLPSYMVPNHLIRLYKFPLNFSGKVDKSKLHSPF; encoded by the coding sequence GTGAAAGAAATTCATACCCCAGCTACTTCCAATGTTAATCTTTTGTTTCAGGAAACATCAAAAAATAATTCAAGTAAATTGGCAATTAAAGATGAAAATAATTTCTTAACTTATAATGATCTTGATAGAACTGTGAATAATCTGGCACATTGGCTAAAAACACAACATCATTTTAAAAAGAATGAAGTGATCGCCATTATTCATGAGCGCTCTGTAGAAACTGTTACTGCAATGCTGGCTATTCTCAGAATTGGTGGGGTCTTTTTACCGATCGACCCTTCTCTTCCAATTGCAAGAATCGAATATATGCTTAAAGACAGTGAAGCAGTGCATATTTTAACATCCCGAAAATTAGAGGTTAATTATAAGAATAGAACAAATAGCTTGATTGTTATTGATGATATATTAAAACTCCCCCAATATAATGATTTATCTTTAGTGGATATAAAAAAATCTGATCCCGCTTATATTATCTATACTTCTGGTTCAACAGGAAAACCTAAGGGGGTAGTAACAAAACATGAAGGTTTAAGTAATTTAACATCTGTATTTACAAATGATTTAGATATACAGCAGCATGATAGAGTACTGCAATTTGCGAGTATATCTTTTGATGCTTCAATCTGGGAGATATTTATGGCCTTTTTTACAGGAGCTAGCCTGCACATTGTCCCACAAAATATTATTATGAATCCTAGACATTTTGAAAATTATCTGAATATCAATAAAATATCCATATTAACCCTTGGACCTGCTTATCTCGCATACCTTAATCCTTCTAACATAGAACACATAAAAACGGTAATTACGGCTGGTTCGCAAATTTCTTCAGACCTAGTAAAAAAATGGTCTAAATTTGAGTACGTGAATGCTTATGGACCTACAGAAACCACGATATGTGCTACTTTATGGAAGAGAACTAATATGGAAGAAATCGAATCCATACCTATCGGCAAGGCTATACAAAACTGTGAAACTTATGTCATGGATGCAAACCTGAATGAGTTACCAGCTGGGCAGACTGGTGAATTATGTATTGCTGGAATTAACTTAGCAATCGGATACTTAAATAACGACGAAATGACCAATAAAAAGTTTATATTCTGCGAAGCTTTAGGTAAACGTTTGTATAGAACAGGCGATCAGGCCAAGCTAACTAACAACAATGATTTAATCTATTTAGGTAGAATTGATGATCAGATAAAAATTAGAGGTTATCGTATTGAAATAGGTGAAATTGAGTATTATCTAAAAACATATCCTGAAATATTAGATGCGTGTGTAAAAGTAGTTAAGGACTCTCAAAATCAAGATCATCTATGCGCTTATTACTTGTCTGATGAAGCCATTAATAATATTCATATAAAGGAATTTCTATGCTCATACCTGCCTAGTTATATGGTTCCCAATCATCTAATCAGACTTTATAAATTCCCATTAAATTTCAGTGGGAAAGTTGATAAATCTAAATTACACTCACCCTTTTAA
- a CDS encoding GNAT family protein: MFTYSLDEYTELRPLAMEHTKPLFELTDRSRDQLRHWLPWVDHVTEVEHTSNFITNALKQGAENGGFTAGVWSKGDLAGVIGFHEINWTNRSVSIGYWLGKGFEGQGLMTSACRVLVDYALVTLDLNRVEIRSATNNKRSRAIPERLGFVLEGVIRQAEKLPKGYVNHAVYGMLQHEWELLR, encoded by the coding sequence ATGTTTACCTATTCATTGGATGAATATACCGAACTCCGGCCACTGGCCATGGAACATACCAAACCGCTGTTCGAACTGACGGATCGTTCGCGGGATCAACTAAGACATTGGTTGCCGTGGGTAGATCATGTGACAGAAGTGGAACACACCTCAAACTTCATTACCAACGCGTTAAAACAAGGTGCCGAGAATGGCGGCTTCACCGCCGGAGTATGGTCAAAAGGGGATCTAGCCGGCGTCATCGGATTCCACGAGATTAACTGGACCAACCGCTCGGTGAGCATCGGATACTGGCTTGGCAAAGGCTTTGAGGGTCAGGGCTTGATGACAAGCGCTTGTCGCGTTCTGGTAGACTATGCACTGGTGACCCTGGATCTGAATCGCGTCGAGATTCGCTCGGCAACGAACAACAAACGGAGTCGTGCCATCCCTGAAAGACTCGGATTCGTTCTCGAAGGTGTCATTCGTCAGGCAGAGAAGCTGCCTAAAGGATACGTGAACCATGCAGTATACGGCATGCTTCAGCATGAATGGGAACTTTTGCGCTAA
- a CDS encoding glutamine--tRNA ligase/YqeY domain fusion protein: protein MKGLIPVDNRTTPPNFIKNIITEDLRSGKVQEVITRFPPEPNGYLHIGHAKAIWINFTLGGEFGGKTNLRFDDTNPVKEDVEYVQSIQEDVKWLGYEWNEKRFASDYFDEMYKRAVLLIEKGKAYIDDQSADEIRQMRGTLTEPGKNSPYRDRSVEENLDLFTRMRAGEFKNGEKVLRAKIDMSAPNINLRDPVIYRISHAHHHNTGDKWCIYPMYAFAHPLEDAIEGVTHSLCSLEFEDQRPFYDWVIAECEMESQPRQYEFGRLNLSQMVTSKRKLKLLVDEGHVDGWDDPRMPTISGLRRRGYTPEAIRDFVFETGISKSQGVIDLQTLEHFVREDLKLKAPRTMAVLHPLKVVITNYPEGQVEWLEAENNVENPEMGNRQIPFSREIYIEQDDFMENPPNKYFRLFPGNEVRLKHAYFIKCNDVIKDAEGNVTEIHCTYDVETKSGSGFTGRKVKGTIHWVEATQAVPAEFRLYEPLILDEAPEAEVEVAVAGAEAEVVEEQPEKTFLDQLNPNSLEIVNGFVEQEMKEANAQDKFQFFRHGYFSVDPKHSEPGRPVFNRVVSLKSSFQLPKA, encoded by the coding sequence ATGAAAGGTTTGATACCTGTGGACAATCGTACAACCCCACCTAACTTTATCAAAAATATTATTACCGAAGATCTCCGGTCAGGGAAAGTCCAGGAAGTTATTACCCGTTTTCCTCCGGAACCGAACGGTTATCTGCATATCGGCCATGCCAAGGCGATCTGGATTAACTTTACGCTGGGCGGCGAATTTGGCGGCAAAACGAATCTGCGCTTTGATGACACGAATCCGGTCAAGGAAGATGTAGAGTACGTTCAATCAATTCAGGAAGACGTGAAATGGCTCGGATACGAGTGGAACGAGAAACGTTTTGCCTCGGATTATTTTGATGAGATGTACAAGCGTGCTGTCTTGTTGATTGAAAAAGGAAAAGCCTACATCGACGACCAAAGCGCCGATGAAATCCGTCAAATGCGCGGAACGCTGACGGAGCCGGGCAAGAACAGCCCGTACCGTGATCGTTCGGTGGAAGAGAATCTCGACCTGTTCACACGCATGCGTGCAGGCGAATTCAAGAACGGAGAGAAAGTGCTGCGTGCCAAGATCGATATGTCTGCACCGAATATCAACCTGCGCGATCCGGTTATTTACCGGATTTCACATGCACATCATCATAACACCGGCGACAAATGGTGTATCTATCCAATGTACGCCTTTGCTCACCCGCTCGAAGATGCCATTGAAGGTGTAACACATTCCCTCTGCTCCCTGGAATTCGAGGATCAACGCCCGTTCTACGATTGGGTTATTGCGGAATGTGAGATGGAGAGCCAACCACGTCAATACGAATTTGGCCGCCTGAACCTGTCCCAGATGGTGACAAGCAAGCGGAAGCTGAAACTGCTCGTGGACGAAGGACATGTGGATGGATGGGATGATCCACGCATGCCAACGATTTCGGGTCTGCGCCGTCGGGGATATACACCGGAAGCCATTCGTGATTTCGTATTCGAGACAGGCATTTCGAAGAGCCAAGGGGTTATCGACCTGCAAACGCTGGAGCATTTTGTACGTGAAGACTTGAAACTGAAAGCTCCGCGCACAATGGCTGTCCTGCACCCGCTCAAAGTGGTCATTACCAACTACCCTGAAGGGCAAGTCGAATGGCTTGAAGCAGAGAACAATGTGGAGAACCCAGAGATGGGCAATCGCCAAATTCCGTTCTCCCGTGAGATTTATATTGAACAAGACGATTTCATGGAAAATCCGCCGAACAAATACTTCCGTTTGTTCCCTGGCAACGAAGTTCGTCTGAAACATGCATACTTCATCAAATGTAATGATGTGATCAAGGATGCAGAAGGTAATGTAACCGAGATTCATTGTACCTATGATGTAGAGACGAAGAGCGGCAGTGGCTTCACTGGCCGTAAAGTCAAAGGAACAATCCACTGGGTAGAAGCGACTCAAGCGGTACCTGCTGAATTCCGTCTGTATGAGCCTTTGATCCTGGATGAAGCACCGGAAGCAGAGGTAGAAGTGGCAGTAGCTGGGGCTGAAGCTGAGGTTGTGGAAGAGCAACCGGAGAAAACGTTCCTGGATCAATTGAACCCGAACTCCCTTGAGATTGTTAACGGGTTTGTGGAACAAGAGATGAAGGAAGCAAACGCTCAGGATAAATTCCAATTCTTCCGTCACGGTTACTTTAGTGTAGATCCAAAACACTCCGAGCCAGGTCGTCCGGTATTTAACCGGGTCGTATCCCTGAAGAGCTCGTTCCAACTGCCAAAAGCATAA
- a CDS encoding HesA/MoeB/ThiF family protein, with translation MTTINSLTEKEKLRYRRQLILPEIGEEGQKILKKSKVLVIGAGGIGSPLLLYLAAAGIGHIKVYDNDNVELTNLNRQVLHGYTNINQNKAESAKQTLSELNPNISIDISRDRLVRENALHIVSEFDIVVNAVDNLETRYMLNDICVEHGTPLIEGSIFHFEGQIMLIEPGKGPCYRCLYPESPVDVKKQEFGVIGMTPGLVGVLQATETIKYLLKIGEPLTNKLIYFDLLSTTIRKIDIKKNPDCPICSHK, from the coding sequence ATGACAACAATTAACTCACTAACAGAAAAAGAGAAACTGCGTTATAGAAGACAATTAATTTTGCCGGAAATTGGAGAAGAAGGCCAAAAAATTCTTAAAAAATCAAAAGTATTAGTCATTGGAGCAGGAGGTATTGGTTCTCCCTTACTCCTATACTTGGCAGCCGCAGGTATTGGTCACATTAAAGTTTATGATAATGACAATGTTGAACTAACTAATTTGAATAGACAAGTCCTTCATGGGTACACAAATATCAATCAAAACAAGGCAGAATCAGCTAAACAAACGTTGAGCGAACTTAACCCAAATATTTCAATCGATATCTCAAGAGATAGACTTGTAAGAGAAAATGCTCTCCATATTGTCTCAGAATTCGATATTGTTGTTAACGCTGTAGATAATTTAGAAACTAGATATATGTTAAATGATATATGCGTAGAGCATGGGACACCATTAATTGAAGGAAGTATCTTTCATTTCGAAGGACAGATCATGCTCATTGAACCTGGAAAAGGACCTTGTTATCGATGCCTATATCCCGAATCACCCGTTGACGTAAAAAAGCAAGAGTTTGGTGTTATCGGCATGACTCCAGGCTTGGTCGGAGTTCTTCAAGCTACAGAAACAATTAAGTATCTACTGAAAATTGGTGAACCTCTTACTAACAAATTGATCTATTTCGATCTATTGTCTACAACAATAAGAAAAATTGATATTAAAAAGAATCCCGATTGTCCTATATGTTCTCATAAATAA
- a CDS encoding DUF2164 domain-containing protein, with protein MTKEQQDEAIRTIQSYFEEERGEELGDLAAWGVLDLFMTQLAPYIYNQALRDARTTVNQRMASMEEDLFALEQKLPKTSR; from the coding sequence CTGACCAAAGAACAGCAGGATGAAGCCATTCGCACCATTCAGTCGTATTTCGAAGAGGAACGTGGCGAAGAACTGGGTGATCTGGCCGCTTGGGGTGTCCTCGACCTGTTCATGACACAGCTCGCTCCCTACATATATAATCAGGCACTCCGTGACGCACGCACAACGGTCAATCAACGCATGGCCTCAATGGAAGAAGACCTGTTTGCACTGGAGCAAAAGTTGCCTAAGACTTCCCGTTAA